In Dyadobacter sp. CECT 9275, the following proteins share a genomic window:
- a CDS encoding BlaI/MecI/CopY family transcriptional regulator: MQKLTAQEEETMRIIWKVNGGFVKDFLDLLPEPSPYTTVASIVKNLERKGYVRSEKLGNTYRYDAVIEEQDYAKRFMSGFVSDYFRNSYKEMVAFFVNEKQISAQELKEVIDMIENKKSS; encoded by the coding sequence ATGCAGAAGCTAACGGCACAAGAAGAAGAAACCATGAGGATAATTTGGAAGGTCAATGGGGGATTTGTAAAAGATTTCCTCGATCTGCTGCCCGAGCCGAGCCCCTATACCACCGTTGCTTCGATCGTGAAAAATCTGGAACGCAAGGGATACGTGCGGAGTGAAAAACTGGGAAATACGTATCGTTATGATGCCGTGATCGAAGAGCAGGATTACGCCAAAAGGTTCATGAGTGGTTTTGTGAGTGACTATTTCCGCAACTCCTACAAGGAAATGGTAGCTTTTTTTGTCAATGAAAAACAAATCAGCGCGCAGGAACTGAAGGAGGTGATTGATATGATCGAAAATAAAAAATCGAGCTGA
- a CDS encoding M56 family metallopeptidase, giving the protein MQALMMYVLEVNLALLVFYPAYRFLLSNLTFYHVNRFFLLFAILFSIAYPLIDFSVPVTGHFVRQLGSPAHVRMVQIMSAHHGAPDYWLPLTWIFLGGVTLRAIRLWMQLMSLRQIFRHAQQAHDQEINFMATDGATAPFSFWRTIYVNPQNYGKTELAIILRHEWFHVHQLHTLDVLLAELLRMICWFNPASWLLSEAVKKNHEFIVDRRILDDGINRKAYQYLLLRVNGYEKAFTHAFGAPPLKERIARINKANSPGISSFAYMIIPVVLTALISFKIYAAAFSATNGERNLASLNSRKTNERHFQLDTIPGTLAMLHKMQLKTIKSNKAPLTEIILFTKNTQGVGMDLYVKFNNQKIENMKVLALAAPGSNAKQ; this is encoded by the coding sequence ATGCAGGCATTGATGATGTATGTTCTGGAGGTTAACCTGGCCCTGCTGGTATTTTATCCGGCTTACAGATTCCTCTTAAGCAATCTTACCTTTTATCATGTCAACCGCTTTTTTCTGCTGTTCGCCATTTTGTTTTCCATAGCCTACCCGCTGATCGATTTTTCGGTTCCGGTTACCGGACATTTCGTACGTCAACTCGGCTCTCCCGCTCACGTCAGAATGGTTCAGATAATGTCCGCTCATCACGGTGCCCCAGATTACTGGCTTCCTCTGACATGGATTTTCCTGGGCGGAGTGACACTAAGAGCCATCCGTTTATGGATGCAACTGATGTCACTTCGCCAGATTTTCAGGCACGCACAACAAGCTCATGACCAGGAAATCAATTTTATGGCTACTGATGGTGCCACCGCCCCATTTTCATTCTGGCGAACGATATATGTGAACCCCCAAAATTATGGAAAAACCGAACTGGCAATCATTCTCAGACATGAATGGTTCCATGTCCATCAGTTACATACACTCGATGTCCTGCTAGCCGAGCTCCTCCGGATGATTTGCTGGTTTAATCCGGCCAGCTGGCTTTTATCAGAGGCGGTAAAGAAAAATCATGAATTTATAGTGGATCGCCGGATTTTAGACGATGGGATTAACCGCAAAGCATACCAATACCTGTTGTTAAGGGTTAACGGATATGAAAAGGCCTTTACCCATGCATTCGGTGCACCGCCGCTTAAAGAACGGATTGCCAGGATCAATAAAGCAAACTCTCCGGGTATATCTTCTTTTGCGTATATGATTATACCGGTAGTATTAACCGCACTGATTTCTTTCAAAATTTATGCTGCTGCTTTCTCTGCAACCAACGGAGAGAGAAATCTGGCATCTTTAAATTCTCGGAAGACCAATGAACGGCATTTCCAGCTTGACACCATTCCTGGCACCCTGGCCATGCTTCATAAAATGCAGCTTAAAACCATAAAATCCAATAAGGCGCCTCTGACGGAGATTATTCTTTTTACCAAAAACACGCAAGGAGTAGGCATGGACCTCTACGTTAAATTTAATAATCAGAAGATAGAAAACATGAAAGTACTGGCGCTGGCCGCGCCTGGCTCCAACGCAAAACAATAA
- a CDS encoding TlpA disulfide reductase family protein gives MKQLILLAVFLPALAAGAKTSFCLSPSDLDLFNQVSRKLNEIKSVRYDYKRELHYASEDIHHEMSGNCFLDFTQEDEVLGLRYQVVSPDYMGIYNGSEKVDFNPKLKKMKVSSDVKRQDFAGFSFFYNSLITFRSILPKLTGDPAIEKSVSDTLLGNTRYNLLKISLDQQSIGYLGNLRKITSVRKVIYRLIIDKKSFLPLQILESNNVNSDFTRVSFSQMFENPPAPAESSWFYSSYSNKYALENGAEAGSALIAAGKEAPEWKLPVFDTSDSISLQQLEGKVVLVEFWIKNCGYCIAAIPKLNEINSHYRGKDFRLLAVNSHDPKDVIASFKNKMKLKPEYDLLYAGEKITKDYGVWAYPTVVLIDKNKKVIYSGAFDHAKLAQLIDENL, from the coding sequence ATGAAACAGCTCATTTTACTGGCTGTTTTCCTTCCTGCACTTGCTGCGGGAGCGAAAACTTCCTTTTGCCTTTCCCCATCTGACCTGGACTTGTTCAATCAGGTTTCCCGTAAACTGAATGAAATAAAATCCGTTCGCTACGACTACAAACGTGAGCTCCATTATGCTTCCGAAGACATACATCATGAAATGAGCGGAAACTGTTTTCTGGATTTTACTCAGGAAGATGAAGTTTTAGGGCTGAGATACCAGGTTGTCTCGCCTGACTATATGGGAATTTATAATGGTTCGGAAAAAGTAGACTTTAATCCGAAATTAAAAAAAATGAAAGTCAGCAGTGATGTAAAACGTCAGGATTTTGCTGGTTTTTCCTTTTTCTATAACTCTCTGATTACCTTCAGGTCTATCCTGCCAAAGCTCACCGGCGACCCTGCCATTGAAAAATCGGTGTCTGATACATTATTGGGAAATACCAGATACAACCTGTTAAAAATCAGCCTCGATCAGCAATCGATCGGCTATCTGGGAAATTTGCGTAAAATCACCTCGGTACGAAAGGTAATCTATCGCTTGATTATTGACAAAAAATCCTTTCTTCCCCTTCAGATACTGGAATCCAATAACGTAAACTCCGACTTTACCCGGGTAAGTTTTAGTCAGATGTTTGAAAATCCTCCGGCACCTGCGGAGTCCTCCTGGTTTTACTCGAGTTATTCAAACAAATATGCCCTTGAAAATGGTGCGGAAGCGGGAAGCGCATTAATCGCGGCGGGAAAAGAAGCCCCGGAATGGAAACTGCCTGTTTTTGATACGTCTGACAGTATCTCGCTCCAGCAGCTGGAAGGTAAGGTCGTACTGGTGGAATTCTGGATAAAAAATTGTGGCTATTGCATTGCAGCCATACCCAAATTAAATGAGATCAACAGCCATTACCGCGGCAAGGATTTCCGATTACTGGCCGTTAACAGCCACGACCCCAAAGATGTCATTGCGAGTTTTAAGAATAAAATGAAGCTGAAACCGGAATATGATCTGCTCTATGCCGGTGAAAAAATCACAAAGGATTATGGCGTTTGGGCCTACCCAACGGTTGTTTTAATTGATAAGAACAAAAAAGTAATTTATTCGGGTGCTTTTGACCACGCCAAACTTGCCCAGCTGATCGACGAAAATTTATGA
- a CDS encoding DM13 domain-containing protein, translated as MKNPAFILLVSLVFAACQREENTPVEPLIEKVDSLATVNLSGKFMGTSGESVSGTAKILSSGGNYSLVLDDFKTNNGPDLHVYLSKDPTPKDFIDLGLLKSVSGTQVYPITAMPDFVKYKYVLIHCQQYNHLFGVALLAE; from the coding sequence ATGAAAAATCCAGCATTTATTTTATTGGTATCTCTTGTTTTTGCAGCCTGCCAGAGAGAAGAAAATACCCCTGTGGAGCCCCTCATCGAAAAGGTAGACAGCCTGGCGACAGTCAACTTGTCCGGCAAGTTTATGGGAACAAGCGGAGAATCCGTATCGGGAACGGCCAAGATCTTATCCAGCGGCGGAAATTACAGCCTCGTTCTGGATGATTTCAAAACCAACAACGGCCCGGATCTCCATGTTTATTTGTCTAAGGATCCTACACCAAAAGATTTTATCGACCTGGGATTACTGAAATCAGTGAGTGGCACGCAGGTATATCCCATCACAGCAATGCCCGATTTTGTCAAATACAAGTATGTACTGATTCACTGCCAGCAATACAACCATTTGTTCGGGGTGGCACTTTTGGCTGAATGA
- a CDS encoding DinB family protein, with translation MKLQDVSIEILSQLIDVAEQFSKDEYTRSLDLLSANSVGRHLRHILEFYDLAVRAGNTGQLNYDKRERNLTLENDPGKAVSKMKELIMLLRVMKEDMVLKLEASYCPDARNDVRITTTFYRELLYNVEHAVHHMAIMAIAIKIEFRHISLPENFGIAYSTVKHRQTA, from the coding sequence ATGAAATTACAGGATGTTTCCATAGAAATTTTAAGTCAGCTCATTGACGTGGCCGAACAATTTTCAAAGGATGAATATACCAGATCGCTCGACTTGCTTTCAGCAAATTCGGTGGGGCGGCACTTGCGGCATATTCTCGAGTTTTATGACCTGGCCGTTCGGGCGGGCAATACCGGCCAATTGAATTACGATAAACGCGAACGTAATCTGACCCTCGAAAATGACCCAGGTAAGGCAGTCTCCAAAATGAAAGAACTCATCATGCTCCTGCGTGTGATGAAAGAGGATATGGTGCTGAAACTGGAAGCATCCTACTGTCCCGACGCCCGGAATGATGTACGGATCACCACCACCTTTTACCGCGAACTGCTTTATAATGTGGAGCATGCCGTGCATCACATGGCTATTATGGCCATTGCCATAAAAATTGAGTTTAGGCATATATCACTGCCCGAAAATTTCGGGATCGCGTATTCCACCGTGAAACACAGACAAACCGCCTGA
- a CDS encoding hybrid sensor histidine kinase/response regulator, whose protein sequence is MKIFLKWFFACFFYITGIGLEVTAQGVGTPLIQHFSPREYQAHPENWGIVQDQRGILYIGNQNGLLEYDGSTWKLIEVPGTAAKSLAVGTGGRVYVGTPTDFGYLLSRPGGQLQYVSLKRLLPQSEQVILPVNRIFSDAGGVYFCTSKKIYRYQGKNKLQIWTANDSFLSANFIGNTLYVQQVSGQLMWLKSGGLKPAPCGDQFGGMRLRALLEFSENRLVAVTEKNGLFVYAPSGLSEKLKPLKTASDNWFQTAGITGAICSYNPKSKSYLFFISSQLGGIRILNEQGVEQMRLDAGTGFNQNSIASLYLDKQLSLWAMTGSGICQIGYNLPVSRFGTSQNINSTVWSITRHAGRLYVGTGIGLLGWNAQKNTFEPVRAIRSATRTLLSDGKDLYAGTSEDIFRIREDKIVQVLHTGGESVYALLRPKAHPELLFAALSNGVFLYELRNNLWTAIGRVKELNADCRSLAEDMRGTVWVGTAKNGFYKLDLNDGVKPGLPHQQVGAGLKDFSWNYVFPTAREPRFTSKNHVYEFNREKGAFVEIAGLRNVLRDSANSAPYFVEDSARNWWFANPLGILRQMPNGNTEWDSLSLMPIQRKGYSIYPEKTGIVWVGNDEGLYRYDGIQMAMHPSYPVLIREVRLLLNDSLLNISSPYASQSVVLKTPLDYNLRDISFRFAATSYVGETGNEFRYKLIGDEVMATDLEWSRWSKESWKDYTNLPAGHYVFHVMARNPYRELSQESSCTFDILAPWYRTWWAYSLFGLAAFLVVCLVIWLYTRRLKNEKDKLENLVESRTAEVVVQKEELVEQAARLQLAKETAEKANHAKSEFLANMSHELRTPLNGILGFAQVLQREPALTTSQEKGLTVIRKSGEHLLNLINEVLDISKIEAQRLEIQNTAFNLHGLLDDTTSLFQSRAEEKGLAFYVIKDDNVPAVVVGDHKRIVQVINNLLSNAIKFTENGTVTFRVNCEVMHGGFYKVLFEVTDTGIGISEEFLSEIFLPFHQVKDRRLFTEGTGLGLAIANNLVRLMNGTLAVKSEVGQGSVFTMELVLRQVDGESDADLSERRIAGYTGTRKTVLVADDHAENRQIVNELLTSLGFLVMEASDGKAAVELAATAIPDLVIMDLVMPNLNGFEAVARMRENLALVDTKMIAFSANVFEQNQQRTLNEGFDEFISKPVDVSALLCSIGNLLNLEWIYTSPFDASDALEKSSDTSNVLPPVAELEILREYVLKGDIQGILDALDQIELQYPESTGFVKQMRKWAGEFDMGRMRGWLDGEHHVITFISIFVFNVLVII, encoded by the coding sequence ATGAAAATATTTTTAAAGTGGTTTTTTGCCTGTTTTTTCTATATAACAGGCATCGGTTTGGAAGTTACAGCGCAGGGCGTGGGGACGCCGCTGATCCAGCATTTTAGTCCCAGGGAGTATCAGGCACATCCTGAAAACTGGGGTATTGTGCAAGATCAGCGCGGGATTCTTTACATAGGAAATCAAAATGGGTTACTGGAATACGACGGCAGTACCTGGAAGCTGATCGAAGTGCCCGGAACAGCGGCCAAATCCCTGGCGGTCGGCACGGGAGGAAGGGTATATGTTGGTACGCCCACCGATTTTGGCTACCTGCTTTCACGCCCGGGAGGGCAGCTTCAGTATGTGTCGCTGAAAAGGTTGTTACCGCAATCCGAACAAGTTATTTTGCCTGTAAACCGTATTTTCAGTGATGCTGGGGGTGTTTATTTTTGTACCTCGAAAAAAATCTATCGATATCAGGGAAAAAATAAATTGCAGATATGGACGGCAAATGACTCGTTTCTGTCAGCCAATTTCATTGGCAATACGCTCTATGTGCAGCAGGTATCCGGGCAACTGATGTGGCTAAAGAGCGGCGGATTAAAACCCGCACCCTGTGGGGATCAGTTTGGAGGCATGAGATTAAGGGCGCTGCTTGAATTTTCTGAGAATCGTCTGGTAGCGGTAACAGAAAAAAACGGCTTGTTTGTGTATGCTCCATCCGGGCTTTCGGAGAAATTAAAGCCTTTGAAGACGGCGTCGGACAACTGGTTTCAAACTGCCGGAATAACTGGCGCGATATGCTCGTATAACCCGAAATCTAAGTCTTATCTGTTTTTTATTTCCAGTCAGCTCGGTGGAATCCGTATCTTGAATGAGCAGGGTGTTGAACAAATGCGGCTGGACGCCGGTACCGGTTTTAACCAGAACAGCATCGCATCCTTGTATCTGGACAAGCAGCTTTCGCTGTGGGCGATGACTGGGAGCGGAATATGCCAGATCGGATATAATCTGCCGGTAAGCCGGTTTGGAACCAGCCAGAATATCAATTCGACCGTTTGGAGTATCACCCGCCATGCAGGTCGTCTGTATGTGGGCACCGGGATAGGCCTTTTGGGGTGGAATGCTCAGAAAAATACTTTTGAGCCGGTGAGGGCTATCCGGTCGGCGACCCGGACGCTGCTTTCAGACGGGAAGGACCTCTATGCAGGTACATCCGAGGATATTTTCAGGATCAGGGAAGATAAAATCGTGCAGGTATTACACACCGGCGGCGAGTCCGTTTATGCTTTACTAAGGCCGAAGGCACATCCGGAACTATTATTTGCCGCACTTTCCAACGGTGTGTTTTTGTATGAGTTGAGAAATAATTTATGGACAGCCATCGGAAGGGTCAAAGAACTGAATGCCGATTGTCGTTCCCTGGCAGAGGATATGCGGGGGACGGTTTGGGTGGGAACCGCTAAAAATGGTTTTTACAAACTGGATTTAAACGACGGAGTGAAGCCCGGCCTCCCGCACCAGCAGGTCGGAGCGGGACTTAAAGACTTCTCCTGGAACTATGTTTTCCCTACCGCCCGCGAACCCCGGTTTACTTCCAAAAACCATGTGTACGAATTTAACCGGGAAAAAGGTGCCTTTGTAGAAATAGCAGGACTCAGAAATGTGTTACGGGATTCGGCAAACAGTGCGCCTTATTTCGTGGAAGACAGTGCCAGAAACTGGTGGTTTGCGAACCCTCTGGGGATCCTAAGGCAAATGCCCAATGGAAATACGGAATGGGATAGCCTTAGCCTGATGCCGATTCAGCGGAAGGGTTACAGCATTTATCCTGAAAAAACCGGGATTGTCTGGGTTGGAAATGACGAAGGCCTGTACCGTTACGATGGTATCCAAATGGCCATGCACCCTTCTTATCCGGTACTGATCCGCGAGGTCAGATTGTTGTTAAATGATTCATTATTGAATATTTCGAGTCCGTATGCAAGTCAGTCTGTTGTGTTAAAAACACCTCTGGATTACAATTTACGGGATATCTCCTTTCGTTTTGCGGCAACGAGTTATGTGGGAGAAACCGGCAACGAATTTCGTTACAAACTGATTGGAGATGAGGTTATGGCCACAGACCTGGAATGGTCGCGCTGGTCGAAGGAGAGCTGGAAGGACTATACCAATCTGCCGGCAGGGCACTATGTTTTTCATGTTATGGCGCGGAATCCTTACCGTGAGCTGAGCCAGGAAAGTAGCTGTACCTTTGATATTCTGGCGCCATGGTATCGAACCTGGTGGGCCTATTCTCTCTTCGGACTAGCGGCATTTCTGGTAGTTTGCCTAGTGATTTGGCTTTATACACGCCGTTTAAAAAATGAGAAGGACAAGCTTGAAAATCTGGTGGAAAGCCGGACCGCCGAGGTGGTTGTGCAGAAGGAAGAGCTTGTGGAGCAGGCAGCGCGTTTGCAGCTTGCCAAGGAAACTGCCGAAAAGGCCAACCATGCCAAAAGCGAATTTCTGGCCAATATGAGCCATGAATTGCGGACGCCCCTGAACGGGATTCTGGGCTTTGCTCAGGTCCTCCAGCGTGAACCAGCGCTCACAACCAGCCAGGAAAAAGGACTGACCGTAATTCGCAAAAGCGGCGAACACTTACTGAACCTGATCAACGAGGTACTGGACATATCCAAAATTGAGGCGCAGCGGCTGGAAATTCAGAATACAGCTTTTAACCTGCATGGGCTCCTGGATGATACCACCAGCCTTTTCCAATCCCGGGCCGAAGAGAAAGGACTTGCTTTTTATGTGATAAAGGATGACAATGTACCTGCTGTGGTAGTCGGCGATCATAAACGTATTGTGCAGGTAATCAATAATTTGTTGAGTAACGCCATTAAGTTCACTGAAAACGGAACGGTTACTTTCAGGGTTAACTGCGAGGTAATGCATGGCGGATTTTACAAAGTGTTGTTTGAGGTTACGGATACCGGCATTGGCATTTCGGAAGAATTTCTGAGTGAGATTTTTCTTCCCTTTCACCAGGTAAAGGACCGCCGTTTATTTACGGAGGGTACCGGACTCGGACTGGCCATTGCGAACAATCTGGTACGGCTGATGAACGGGACCCTGGCCGTGAAAAGTGAGGTGGGACAGGGGAGTGTATTTACAATGGAACTGGTACTACGGCAGGTTGACGGGGAGTCGGATGCCGATTTGTCGGAAAGGCGGATAGCAGGATATACAGGCACAAGGAAGACGGTGCTGGTGGCAGACGATCATGCTGAAAATCGTCAGATTGTGAATGAATTGCTGACTTCCCTGGGTTTTCTGGTCATGGAAGCCTCTGACGGAAAAGCAGCCGTTGAACTGGCAGCAACCGCCATTCCCGACCTGGTGATCATGGATCTGGTAATGCCTAACCTGAATGGTTTTGAGGCAGTGGCCAGAATGAGGGAAAACCTGGCGCTTGTGGATACAAAGATGATCGCTTTCTCGGCCAATGTTTTTGAACAAAACCAACAACGGACCCTGAACGAGGGTTTTGATGAATTTATATCCAAACCCGTTGATGTGTCAGCCTTGTTATGTTCAATCGGGAACTTGCTGAACCTGGAATGGATCTATACCAGCCCGTTTGATGCGAGCGATGCCCTTGAAAAATCTTCGGATACCTCCAACGTATTACCGCCGGTTGCCGAGTTGGAAATCTTACGGGAATATGTTTTGAAAGGAGACATTCAGGGAATTCTGGATGCACTGGATCAGATAGAACTTCAATATCCGGAGTCGACGGGCTTTGTAAAACAAATGAGGAAATGGGCCGGGGAATTTGATATGGGGCGGATGAGGGGGTGGCTGGATGGGGAGCATCATGTTATAACTTTTATTTCTATCTTTGTTTTTAACGTCTTGGTTATAATATGA
- a CDS encoding AbrB/MazE/SpoVT family DNA-binding domain-containing protein, with protein sequence MIKANIISIGNSQGIIIPASLLRKLNLSFKSTVQVEIDNGAIVIKPEPRPGWAEAAQQMHEGKDDELLMDDTPSEFEKEEWTW encoded by the coding sequence ATGATTAAAGCGAACATCATTAGTATAGGTAATAGCCAGGGAATAATCATTCCTGCAAGCCTTTTACGGAAATTGAATTTATCATTCAAATCTACCGTGCAGGTGGAAATAGATAATGGCGCCATCGTAATCAAACCAGAACCCAGGCCGGGATGGGCGGAGGCGGCTCAACAAATGCACGAAGGGAAAGACGACGAACTGTTAATGGACGACACTCCTTCCGAATTTGAAAAGGAAGAGTGGACATGGTGA
- a CDS encoding DoxX family protein, protein MSNQPNKLVFWVLRIVPAVILLQTLFFKFSAAEESVYIFSKLGMEPWGRIGSGITELIAAVMILIPATTGLGALLGLGVISGALISHLTILGIEVQGDHGQLFIYALIVFVCCLLLVVFEKKRLLLFLQSLTGKRFES, encoded by the coding sequence ATGTCAAACCAACCAAATAAACTCGTCTTCTGGGTGCTGCGTATAGTACCTGCGGTCATATTGCTACAGACCTTGTTCTTCAAATTTTCGGCAGCGGAAGAATCCGTCTACATTTTCTCAAAACTGGGTATGGAACCTTGGGGAAGGATCGGTTCGGGCATTACTGAACTAATCGCCGCGGTCATGATACTCATTCCTGCCACCACCGGGCTCGGAGCATTGCTTGGGCTAGGCGTCATATCGGGCGCGCTGATCTCCCATCTCACCATACTGGGTATTGAGGTACAGGGTGACCATGGCCAGCTTTTTATCTATGCGCTGATCGTTTTTGTTTGTTGCCTTTTGCTCGTCGTTTTTGAAAAGAAACGGCTGCTCCTCTTTCTCCAAAGTTTGACAGGCAAGCGGTTTGAAAGCTGA
- a CDS encoding LysE family transporter, translating into MPTLYLNFFIGLVVSFLGTLPLGVLNITVMDVSLKKGIHSAIRFALACAMVEFVYSYISVQLTRSIIDFPALRHITEAVATTTLLGMGIHYIRKQNSMAGSRQKSVSSFYLGTLLSILNVVAFPFWILYTTLLQGKGLIGISENGSILIYVCGISLGTLGGLLPFIYGSRFLTRWVAAHQHRMDRIIGLLFIFLAVCQFVSIWA; encoded by the coding sequence ATGCCCACCTTATACCTTAATTTTTTCATTGGACTGGTCGTAAGTTTTTTGGGTACGCTTCCTTTGGGCGTACTTAACATCACGGTGATGGACGTTTCGCTCAAAAAAGGGATCCACTCGGCGATACGTTTTGCCCTGGCCTGTGCGATGGTTGAATTTGTTTACAGTTACATTTCGGTGCAATTGACCCGGTCCATCATTGATTTTCCGGCTCTCAGGCACATTACGGAAGCAGTTGCCACCACCACTTTGCTGGGTATGGGAATCCACTACATCCGCAAGCAAAACAGCATGGCCGGCAGCCGGCAAAAAAGTGTTTCTTCATTTTATCTGGGAACCTTGCTGAGCATTCTCAATGTGGTTGCGTTTCCTTTCTGGATATTGTATACGACACTATTGCAGGGAAAGGGACTTATTGGCATTTCTGAAAACGGATCGATTCTGATATATGTGTGTGGAATCTCTCTGGGAACCCTAGGCGGGCTGCTGCCCTTTATCTACGGCAGTCGTTTCCTGACCCGCTGGGTGGCTGCCCATCAGCACCGGATGGACCGGATCATCGGATTGCTTTTCATTTTTCTTGCAGTTTGCCAGTTTGTTTCGATTTGGGCGTGA
- a CDS encoding YHS domain-containing (seleno)protein: MKKTVTFLLLIMSTAYGIFAQDVTKKHGNVSRSGLAMEGYDPVGYFTAGKAMEGKKEFSATDAGVTYYFVSAQNRDLFKADPAKYKPQYGGWCAYAMGASGEKVEVDPETFKVLNGKLYLFYNKYFNNTLKTWNKDEPELKKKADANWARMTR, encoded by the coding sequence ATGAAAAAGACAGTAACGTTTCTGCTGCTCATCATGAGCACCGCATACGGTATTTTTGCCCAGGACGTAACCAAAAAGCACGGTAACGTTTCCAGGTCGGGCCTGGCCATGGAAGGATATGATCCTGTCGGGTATTTTACGGCGGGAAAAGCCATGGAGGGGAAAAAAGAATTTTCAGCAACGGACGCAGGCGTTACCTATTATTTTGTCTCGGCACAAAACCGAGATCTGTTCAAGGCCGATCCCGCCAAATACAAACCGCAGTATGGCGGATGGTGTGCCTATGCCATGGGGGCAAGTGGCGAAAAAGTGGAGGTTGACCCGGAAACCTTTAAGGTGCTGAACGGTAAGCTCTATCTGTTTTACAACAAATATTTCAACAATACACTGAAAACCTGGAACAAAGACGAGCCTGAATTAAAAAAGAAGGCCGACGCCAACTGGGCCAGAATGACCCGATAA
- a CDS encoding YHS domain-containing (seleno)protein: protein MKKSVFVTLFMFFSLAAAHAQKSEIFEKDGLAIRGYDVVAFHTDARATKGSEKFAYRWKDTNWLFANQENLDMFKNEPEKFAPQYGGYCAYGTADGHKAPTETDTWTIKDNKLYFNYNKKVQQIWNKDQAGYIEKADKNWVEIREKP from the coding sequence ATGAAAAAATCTGTTTTTGTTACCCTTTTTATGTTTTTCAGTTTAGCGGCTGCTCATGCGCAAAAGTCAGAAATATTCGAAAAAGACGGCCTGGCCATCAGGGGATACGACGTCGTTGCATTTCACACGGATGCCAGGGCAACAAAGGGCAGCGAAAAATTTGCTTACCGCTGGAAAGACACCAACTGGCTTTTTGCCAACCAGGAAAATCTGGATATGTTCAAAAACGAGCCTGAAAAATTCGCGCCCCAATATGGCGGATATTGCGCGTACGGAACAGCGGACGGGCACAAAGCTCCTACCGAGACCGATACCTGGACGATCAAAGACAACAAGCTTTATTTCAATTACAATAAAAAAGTACAGCAAATCTGGAATAAGGACCAGGCGGGATACATCGAAAAAGCAGATAAAAACTGGGTGGAGATCAGGGAGAAACCCTGA
- a CDS encoding type II toxin-antitoxin system PemK/MazF family toxin, which yields MVKDVLQYDVYWISLDPTLGSEIAKTRPCVVVSPDELNKFLRTVIIVPITSTLKNYPWRVQCTDAGRKGSMATDQLKVVDKVRIGSRISTLSKAEIIVL from the coding sequence ATGGTGAAAGATGTTTTGCAATATGATGTCTACTGGATATCCCTGGATCCCACTTTGGGAAGTGAAATTGCAAAAACCCGTCCATGCGTGGTTGTAAGCCCGGATGAGTTGAATAAATTCTTACGAACGGTAATTATCGTCCCCATTACTTCGACTTTAAAGAATTACCCTTGGCGCGTCCAATGCACGGATGCAGGCCGTAAGGGCTCCATGGCTACAGACCAGCTAAAGGTGGTTGACAAAGTGCGAATAGGTTCCAGAATCAGCACTTTGTCGAAGGCCGAAATTATTGTGCTCTGA
- a CDS encoding DUF3324 domain-containing protein, translating into MKNSLKSFAAIVLFVSAAFSAQAEEKKSAGFGTNIYSNKEGKIHILVDKNDANAPATLILKSARGTVVYRETVPRSNVKFGRVLNIEALEAGKYQIDVIIKNEKQTKSFEVSEIIRERVVKIQ; encoded by the coding sequence ATGAAAAATTCCTTAAAAAGTTTCGCAGCGATTGTTCTTTTCGTATCAGCCGCCTTTAGTGCACAGGCCGAAGAAAAAAAATCAGCCGGTTTTGGTACCAATATCTATTCCAATAAAGAGGGTAAGATCCATATTTTAGTGGATAAAAATGACGCAAACGCCCCTGCTACGCTGATTTTAAAGAGCGCCCGCGGGACTGTTGTTTACCGGGAAACCGTACCGAGATCTAATGTGAAATTCGGACGTGTCCTGAACATTGAAGCATTGGAAGCCGGTAAATATCAGATTGATGTGATCATCAAAAACGAAAAACAAACTAAGTCTTTCGAAGTTTCCGAAATAATCAGAGAACGCGTCGTGAAGATCCAGTAG